In Prunus dulcis chromosome 1, ALMONDv2, whole genome shotgun sequence, the following are encoded in one genomic region:
- the LOC117626530 gene encoding something about silencing protein 10 isoform X1 yields the protein MGKRGKSQKKVDGKPNKRKLRDENGVIEDDMDDEIDAFHKQRDIVPLDINEEAEDSDEDNEQPVFDFENFNDSDDDETRDTGFAAKIVRQQKFLTAKFGGVEDEMHDDDEEDEEDQNPVWGGRKQQYYDADNRDFEQQSSGDESAKEEEAEVLRLQRERAKSATQEDFGLEDICQNESDAELTFEEISRKGKSTKKSPMGIEVSVDMGTAYEEVKKDLNSLSKEEKMDVLYSSAPELIGLLSELNDALEELQNRVDPLLRKVKNGEVMLEGGMRYLEVKQLLLLAYCQAITFYLLLKSEGQQVRDHPVLARLIEIKSLLDKMKQLDGNLPSDFEEILNKYNGMEAVVKSGKETATVASGSLAEGYSRPPAFVEAEEAAAPHDIAVLEKVESLKDNQNKVGKRKCQNDEVGVQSMKMLKVRAALEEKLKQKGVFSSITPKTDKPRKLLKPLNGKLESYDDFDDDAVNAEGAIHGLTNGRARKLSQLVGANPNKSKKAVSGDDDLPQRDDIGERRRKHELRVLAGAGIKSDGDAGDENGAISDDGDVEMDDSGTGDSEDEFYEQVKEKRAAKLAAKAQIYSRSSTVPSLAETESVDGKRHITYQMEKNRGLTRARKKLIKNPRKKYKLKHQKAQERRKGQVREVKKPIGPYGGETSGINAGISRSIRFKN from the exons ATGGGCAAGAGAGGAAAGAGTCAGAAGAAAGTCGATGGAAAGCCTAATAAGAGAAAGCTCCGTGATGAAAATGGTGTCATTGAAGATGACATGGACGACGAAATTGATGCAT TTCACAAACAAAGAGATATTGTTCCTCTGGACATTAATGAAGAGGCTGAGGATTCCGATGAAGATAACGAGCAACCTGTCTTTGACTttgag AATTTTAATGATAGCGACGATGATGAAACCCGTGATACTGGCTTTGCTGCAAAAA TTGTTAGGCAGCAAAAGTTTTTAACGGCAAAGTTTGGTGGAGTTGAGGATGAAatgcatgatgatgatgaagaggatgaGGAAGATCAAAACCCTGTATGGGGTGGAAGGAAGCAGCAATATTATGATGCTGATAATCGTGATTTCGAG CAACAATCAAGTGGCGATGAGTCTGCGAAAGAGGAAGAGGCAGAAGTGCTGAGGCTGCAAAGAGAAAGGGCAAAATCAGCAACGCAGGAAGACTTTGGGCTTGAGGATATTTGTCAAAATGAGAGTGATGCCGAATTAACTTTTGAG GAAATTTCACGTAAGGGAAAAAGTACAAAGAAGTCTCCAATGGGAATTGAAGTTTCAGTTGACATGGGTACAGCTTATGAGGAGGTGAAGAAAGACTTGAATTCTTTGTCAAAGGAGGAGAAAATGGATGTTTTATATAG TTCCGCTCCAGAATTAATTGGGTTGTTGTCAGAACTGAATGATGCACTTGAGGAGCTTCAAAACAGAGTTGATCCACTTTTAAGAAAG GTTAAAAACGGGGAGGTCATGTTGGAAGGAGGGATGCGCTATTTAGAGGTAAAGCAGCTTCTTCTGCTGGCCTATTGTCAAGCCATAACGTTCTACCTTCTTCTCAAGTCCGAAGGCCAACAAGTTCGTGATCATCCTGTACTTGCTCGCCTAATAGAGATCAAGAGTTTGTTGGATAAg ATGAAGCAACTTGATGGGAATCTTCCATCTGACTTTGAGGAAATTCTCAACAAATATAATGGGATGGAAGCAGTAGTGAAGTCGGGTAAAGAGACTGCTACTGTAGCATCTGGTTCTCTTGCTGAGGGTTACAGTCGCCCACCTGCCTTTGTTGAGGCAGAAGAAGCAGCTGCG CCACATGACATTGCTGTGTTGGAAAAGGTGGAGTCTCTGAAGGATAATCAGAACAAGGTGGGAAAGCGCAAATGTCAG AATGATGAAGTTGGTGTACAGAGCATGAAAATGTTGAAAGTAAGAGCTGCCCTTGAGGAAAAGTTGAAGCAGAAGGGTGTTTTCAGTTCCATCACTCCAAAGACTGATAAACCCCGGAAACTTCTAAAGCCATTGAATGG GAAGCTTGAATCATatgatgattttgatgatgACGCTGTAAATGCTGAAGGCGCCATCCATGGATTGACCAATGGGCGTGCACGTAAGCTCTCCCAACTTGTTGGTGCTAATCCAAATAAGTCCAAG AAGGCTGTCTCAGGTGATGATGATTTACCTCAGAGGGATGATATTGGGGAGAGGCGGAGAAAGCATGAGCTCCGAGTACTGGCAGGAGCTGGAATCAAGTCTGATGGTGATGCTGGAGATGAAAATGGCGCTATTTCGGATGATGGAGATGTTGAGATGGATGATAGTGGAACTGGAGATTCAGAAGATGAATTTTACGAACAAGTGAAAGAAAAACGAGCTGCAAAACTTGCTGCCAAAGCTCAGATTTATTCAAG GTCCTCTACAGTTCCATCTTTGGCCGAAACTGAATCTGTCGATGGGAAACGCCACATTACTTATCAG ATGGAGAAGAACAGAGGACTTACTCGTGCTCGCAAGAAGCTGATCAAGAATCCAAGAAAGAAGTACAAG TTGAAGCACCAGAAAGCACAAGAGCGTAGAAAAGGACAGGTAAGAGAAGTCAAGAAGCCTATTGGTCCCTATGGCGGGGAGACCTCTGGAATCAACGCAGGAATCAGCCGGAGCATCAGATTCAAGAACTAA
- the LOC117626530 gene encoding something about silencing protein 10 isoform X3 encodes MHDDDEEDEEDQNPVWGGRKQQYYDADNRDFEQQSSGDESAKEEEAEVLRLQRERAKSATQEDFGLEDICQNESDAELTFEEISRKGKSTKKSPMGIEVSVDMGTAYEEVKKDLNSLSKEEKMDVLYSSAPELIGLLSELNDALEELQNRVDPLLRKVKNGEVMLEGGMRYLEVKQLLLLAYCQAITFYLLLKSEGQQVRDHPVLARLIEIKSLLDKMKQLDGNLPSDFEEILNKYNGMEAVVKSGKETATVASGSLAEGYSRPPAFVEAEEAAAPHDIAVLEKVESLKDNQNKVGKRKCQNDEVGVQSMKMLKVRAALEEKLKQKGVFSSITPKTDKPRKLLKPLNGKLESYDDFDDDAVNAEGAIHGLTNGRARKLSQLVGANPNKSKKAVSGDDDLPQRDDIGERRRKHELRVLAGAGIKSDGDAGDENGAISDDGDVEMDDSGTGDSEDEFYEQVKEKRAAKLAAKAQIYSRSSTVPSLAETESVDGKRHITYQMEKNRGLTRARKKLIKNPRKKYKLKHQKAQERRKGQVREVKKPIGPYGGETSGINAGISRSIRFKN; translated from the exons atgcatgatgatgatgaagaggatgaGGAAGATCAAAACCCTGTATGGGGTGGAAGGAAGCAGCAATATTATGATGCTGATAATCGTGATTTCGAG CAACAATCAAGTGGCGATGAGTCTGCGAAAGAGGAAGAGGCAGAAGTGCTGAGGCTGCAAAGAGAAAGGGCAAAATCAGCAACGCAGGAAGACTTTGGGCTTGAGGATATTTGTCAAAATGAGAGTGATGCCGAATTAACTTTTGAG GAAATTTCACGTAAGGGAAAAAGTACAAAGAAGTCTCCAATGGGAATTGAAGTTTCAGTTGACATGGGTACAGCTTATGAGGAGGTGAAGAAAGACTTGAATTCTTTGTCAAAGGAGGAGAAAATGGATGTTTTATATAG TTCCGCTCCAGAATTAATTGGGTTGTTGTCAGAACTGAATGATGCACTTGAGGAGCTTCAAAACAGAGTTGATCCACTTTTAAGAAAG GTTAAAAACGGGGAGGTCATGTTGGAAGGAGGGATGCGCTATTTAGAGGTAAAGCAGCTTCTTCTGCTGGCCTATTGTCAAGCCATAACGTTCTACCTTCTTCTCAAGTCCGAAGGCCAACAAGTTCGTGATCATCCTGTACTTGCTCGCCTAATAGAGATCAAGAGTTTGTTGGATAAg ATGAAGCAACTTGATGGGAATCTTCCATCTGACTTTGAGGAAATTCTCAACAAATATAATGGGATGGAAGCAGTAGTGAAGTCGGGTAAAGAGACTGCTACTGTAGCATCTGGTTCTCTTGCTGAGGGTTACAGTCGCCCACCTGCCTTTGTTGAGGCAGAAGAAGCAGCTGCG CCACATGACATTGCTGTGTTGGAAAAGGTGGAGTCTCTGAAGGATAATCAGAACAAGGTGGGAAAGCGCAAATGTCAG AATGATGAAGTTGGTGTACAGAGCATGAAAATGTTGAAAGTAAGAGCTGCCCTTGAGGAAAAGTTGAAGCAGAAGGGTGTTTTCAGTTCCATCACTCCAAAGACTGATAAACCCCGGAAACTTCTAAAGCCATTGAATGG GAAGCTTGAATCATatgatgattttgatgatgACGCTGTAAATGCTGAAGGCGCCATCCATGGATTGACCAATGGGCGTGCACGTAAGCTCTCCCAACTTGTTGGTGCTAATCCAAATAAGTCCAAG AAGGCTGTCTCAGGTGATGATGATTTACCTCAGAGGGATGATATTGGGGAGAGGCGGAGAAAGCATGAGCTCCGAGTACTGGCAGGAGCTGGAATCAAGTCTGATGGTGATGCTGGAGATGAAAATGGCGCTATTTCGGATGATGGAGATGTTGAGATGGATGATAGTGGAACTGGAGATTCAGAAGATGAATTTTACGAACAAGTGAAAGAAAAACGAGCTGCAAAACTTGCTGCCAAAGCTCAGATTTATTCAAG GTCCTCTACAGTTCCATCTTTGGCCGAAACTGAATCTGTCGATGGGAAACGCCACATTACTTATCAG ATGGAGAAGAACAGAGGACTTACTCGTGCTCGCAAGAAGCTGATCAAGAATCCAAGAAAGAAGTACAAG TTGAAGCACCAGAAAGCACAAGAGCGTAGAAAAGGACAGGTAAGAGAAGTCAAGAAGCCTATTGGTCCCTATGGCGGGGAGACCTCTGGAATCAACGCAGGAATCAGCCGGAGCATCAGATTCAAGAACTAA
- the LOC117614240 gene encoding eukaryotic translation initiation factor 2A gives MAASETAPPLDILVRGPEGFSLWNGPPFSNGQPGIKLENISCTSTKFSEDGSRLMVMKSDSVISIYDCSSYREIRSFQIPNVAAAALSPRGTYVQTFQKSSTPQEKNVILWNTETGDPVYQQFQKNMTKATWPSIRFSSDEAVACRLATNEIQFLDAGDFSKPFIYRLRVPGVAAFELSKAPGSHVAAFVPESKGIPASVQIFSCAKAVQSQPLARRSFFRCSSVQLNWNKGSTGLLVVVQSDVDKTNQSYYGESKLNYLTTDGTHEGLVPLRKEGPVHDVQWSYSGSEFAVVYGFMPSKATVFDKKCNPLLELGTGPYNTIRWNPKGKFLCLAGFGNLPGDMAFWDYGEKKQLGTTRAELSVTSEWSPDGCYFMTATTAPRLQVDNGIKIFHHNGSLFFKKMFDKLYQADWKPESPDRFGDIAELVKSIGSLKVVETKPQGDRSKISQTSAKASASNPPAQKPAAYRPPHAKSAAAVQAQLFGESSTETVSKNALKNKKKREKQREKKAAEATSGT, from the exons ATGGCAGCCTCTGAAACTGCCCCGCCTCTGGATATCTTAG TTCGTGGCCCAGAAGGGTTCTCGCTCTGGAATGGGCCCCCATTTAGCAATGGGCAACCTGGTATCAAGCTTGAAAACATTTCCTGCACAAGTACAAAATTCAGTGAAGATGGATCGAGGCTGATGGTGATGAAATCTGATTCAGTAATTAGCATATATGATTGCAGCAGCTACAGGGAGATCAGATCTTTTCAAATCCCCAATGTTGCTGCAGCTGCCTTGTCCCCACGTGGGACTTATGTGCAAACTTTTCAGAAATCATCAACGCCACAGGAGAAGAATGTCATCTTATGGAACACCGAGACTGGTGATCCTGTTTATCAACAATTCCAAAAGAACATGACTAAAGCTACATG GCCCTCAATTAGATTCAGCTCTGATGAAGCTGTTGCATGTCGATTGGCAACAAATGAGATACAATTTTTGGATGCTGGAGATTTCTCTAAACCATTTATATATCGGCTAAGAGTTCCTGGAGTGGCTGCATTTGAGCTTTCTAAGGCACCTGGCTCCCATGTGGCAGCATTTGTTCCAGAATCCAAG GGGATTCCTGCCAGTGTCCAGATATTTTCTTGTGCAAAAGCTGTACAGAGTCAACCTCTTGCTCGACGGAGTTTCTTCCGATGTTCATCAGTGCAACTGAATTGGAATAAGGGCTCAACTGGGCTTTTAGTTGTGGTGCAGTCAGATGTTGATAAAACCAATCAGAGTTACTATGGGGAATCAAAGCTCAACTACCTGACAACAGATGGGACCCATGAAGGACTTGTGCCTCTTC GTAAAGAGGGGCCTGTTCATGATGTTCAGTGGTCATATTCTGGATCAGAATTTGCTGTAGTTTATGGCT TTATGCCTTCAAAAGCGACCGTGTTTGACAAGAAGTGCAATCCTCTTCTTGAGCTTGGAACGGGTCCGTACAATACTATCCGATGGAATCCAAAGGGAAAAT TTCTGTGTTTGGCAGGCTTTGGTAACTTACCTGGTGATATG GCATTTTGGGACTATGGGGAGAAAAAACAGCTTGGGACAACTAGGGCTGAATTGTCTGTGACAAGCGAATGGTCTCCAGATGGATGCTATTTCATGACTGCGACAACTGCACCAAGACTTCAAGTTGACAATGG GATTAAGATTTTCCACCACAACGGGTCGTTATTCTTCAAGAAGATGTTTGACAAGTTGTACCAG GCTGATTGGAAACCAGAGTCACCAGATAGGTTTGGTGACATTGCCGAACTTGTCAAGTCCATAGGATCATTAAAAGTTGTCGAAACGAAACCTCAAG GAGACAGGTCCAAAATTTCTCAGACCTCTGCAAAAGCTAGCGCTAGCAACCCTCCTGCCCAAAAGCCTGCTGCTTATCGGCCCCCACATGCTAAGAGTGCTGCTGCTGTTCAGGCTCAG CTGTTTGGAGAGAGCTCTACAGA GACGGTGAGCAAGAATGcattgaaaaacaagaagaaaagggagAAGCAAAGGGAGAAAAAAGCTGCTGAGGCTACCAGTGGTACTTGA
- the LOC117626530 gene encoding something about silencing protein 10 isoform X4 — MGKRGKSQKKVDGKPNKRKLRDENGVIEDDMDDEIDAFHKQRDIVPLDINEEAEDSDEDNEQPVFDFENFNDSDDDETRDTGFAAKIVRQQKFLTAKFGGVEDEMHDDDEEDEEDQNPVWGGRKQQYYDADNRDFEQQSSGDESAKEEEAEVLRLQRERAKSATQEDFGLEDICQNESDAELTFEEISRKGKSTKKSPMGIEVSVDMGTAYEEVKKDLNSLSKEEKMDVLYSSAPELIGLLSELNDALEELQNRVDPLLRKVKNGEVMLEGGMRYLEVKQLLLLAYCQAITFYLLLKSEGQQVRDHPVLARLIEIKSLLDKMKQLDGNLPSDFEEILNKYNGMEAVVKSGKETATVASGSLAEGYSRPPAFVEAEEAAAPHDIAVLEKVESLKDNQNKVGKRKCQNDEVGVQSMKMLKVRAALEEKLKQKGVFSSITPKTDKPRKLLKPLNGKLESYDDFDDDAVNAEGAIHGLTNGRARKLSQLVGANPNKSKVMMIYLRGMILGRGGESMSSEYWQELESSLMVMLEMKMALFRMMEMLRWMIVELEIQKMNFTNK; from the exons ATGGGCAAGAGAGGAAAGAGTCAGAAGAAAGTCGATGGAAAGCCTAATAAGAGAAAGCTCCGTGATGAAAATGGTGTCATTGAAGATGACATGGACGACGAAATTGATGCAT TTCACAAACAAAGAGATATTGTTCCTCTGGACATTAATGAAGAGGCTGAGGATTCCGATGAAGATAACGAGCAACCTGTCTTTGACTttgag AATTTTAATGATAGCGACGATGATGAAACCCGTGATACTGGCTTTGCTGCAAAAA TTGTTAGGCAGCAAAAGTTTTTAACGGCAAAGTTTGGTGGAGTTGAGGATGAAatgcatgatgatgatgaagaggatgaGGAAGATCAAAACCCTGTATGGGGTGGAAGGAAGCAGCAATATTATGATGCTGATAATCGTGATTTCGAG CAACAATCAAGTGGCGATGAGTCTGCGAAAGAGGAAGAGGCAGAAGTGCTGAGGCTGCAAAGAGAAAGGGCAAAATCAGCAACGCAGGAAGACTTTGGGCTTGAGGATATTTGTCAAAATGAGAGTGATGCCGAATTAACTTTTGAG GAAATTTCACGTAAGGGAAAAAGTACAAAGAAGTCTCCAATGGGAATTGAAGTTTCAGTTGACATGGGTACAGCTTATGAGGAGGTGAAGAAAGACTTGAATTCTTTGTCAAAGGAGGAGAAAATGGATGTTTTATATAG TTCCGCTCCAGAATTAATTGGGTTGTTGTCAGAACTGAATGATGCACTTGAGGAGCTTCAAAACAGAGTTGATCCACTTTTAAGAAAG GTTAAAAACGGGGAGGTCATGTTGGAAGGAGGGATGCGCTATTTAGAGGTAAAGCAGCTTCTTCTGCTGGCCTATTGTCAAGCCATAACGTTCTACCTTCTTCTCAAGTCCGAAGGCCAACAAGTTCGTGATCATCCTGTACTTGCTCGCCTAATAGAGATCAAGAGTTTGTTGGATAAg ATGAAGCAACTTGATGGGAATCTTCCATCTGACTTTGAGGAAATTCTCAACAAATATAATGGGATGGAAGCAGTAGTGAAGTCGGGTAAAGAGACTGCTACTGTAGCATCTGGTTCTCTTGCTGAGGGTTACAGTCGCCCACCTGCCTTTGTTGAGGCAGAAGAAGCAGCTGCG CCACATGACATTGCTGTGTTGGAAAAGGTGGAGTCTCTGAAGGATAATCAGAACAAGGTGGGAAAGCGCAAATGTCAG AATGATGAAGTTGGTGTACAGAGCATGAAAATGTTGAAAGTAAGAGCTGCCCTTGAGGAAAAGTTGAAGCAGAAGGGTGTTTTCAGTTCCATCACTCCAAAGACTGATAAACCCCGGAAACTTCTAAAGCCATTGAATGG GAAGCTTGAATCATatgatgattttgatgatgACGCTGTAAATGCTGAAGGCGCCATCCATGGATTGACCAATGGGCGTGCACGTAAGCTCTCCCAACTTGTTGGTGCTAATCCAAATAAGTCCAAG GTGATGATGATTTACCTCAGAGGGATGATATTGGGGAGAGGCGGAGAAAGCATGAGCTCCGAGTACTGGCAGGAGCTGGAATCAAGTCTGATGGTGATGCTGGAGATGAAAATGGCGCTATTTCGGATGATGGAGATGTTGAGATGGATGATAGTGGAACTGGAGATTCAGAAGATGAATTTTACGAACAAGTGA
- the LOC117626530 gene encoding something about silencing protein 10 isoform X2 encodes MGKRGKSQKKVDGKPNKRKLRDENGVIEDDMDDEIDAFHKQRDIVPLDINEEAEDSDEDNEQPVFDFENFNDSDDDETRDTGFAAKIVRQQKFLTAKFGGVEDEMHDDDEEDEEDQNPVWGGRKQQYYDADNRDFEQQSSGDESAKEEEAEVLRLQRERAKSATQEDFGLEDICQNESDAELTFEEISRKGKSTKKSPMGIEVSVDMGTAYEEVKKDLNSLSKEEKMDVLYSSAPELIGLLSELNDALEELQNRVDPLLRKVKNGEVMLEGGMRYLEVKQLLLLAYCQAITFYLLLKSEGQQVRDHPVLARLIEIKSLLDKMKQLDGNLPSDFEEILNKYNGMEAVVKSGKETATVASGSLAEGYSRPPAFVEAEEAAAPHDIAVLEKVESLKDNQNKVGKRKCQNDEVGVQSMKMLKVRAALEEKLKQKGVFSSITPKTDKPRKLLKPLNGKLESYDDFDDDAVNAEGAIHGLTNGRARKLSQLVGANPNKSKAVSGDDDLPQRDDIGERRRKHELRVLAGAGIKSDGDAGDENGAISDDGDVEMDDSGTGDSEDEFYEQVKEKRAAKLAAKAQIYSRSSTVPSLAETESVDGKRHITYQMEKNRGLTRARKKLIKNPRKKYKLKHQKAQERRKGQVREVKKPIGPYGGETSGINAGISRSIRFKN; translated from the exons ATGGGCAAGAGAGGAAAGAGTCAGAAGAAAGTCGATGGAAAGCCTAATAAGAGAAAGCTCCGTGATGAAAATGGTGTCATTGAAGATGACATGGACGACGAAATTGATGCAT TTCACAAACAAAGAGATATTGTTCCTCTGGACATTAATGAAGAGGCTGAGGATTCCGATGAAGATAACGAGCAACCTGTCTTTGACTttgag AATTTTAATGATAGCGACGATGATGAAACCCGTGATACTGGCTTTGCTGCAAAAA TTGTTAGGCAGCAAAAGTTTTTAACGGCAAAGTTTGGTGGAGTTGAGGATGAAatgcatgatgatgatgaagaggatgaGGAAGATCAAAACCCTGTATGGGGTGGAAGGAAGCAGCAATATTATGATGCTGATAATCGTGATTTCGAG CAACAATCAAGTGGCGATGAGTCTGCGAAAGAGGAAGAGGCAGAAGTGCTGAGGCTGCAAAGAGAAAGGGCAAAATCAGCAACGCAGGAAGACTTTGGGCTTGAGGATATTTGTCAAAATGAGAGTGATGCCGAATTAACTTTTGAG GAAATTTCACGTAAGGGAAAAAGTACAAAGAAGTCTCCAATGGGAATTGAAGTTTCAGTTGACATGGGTACAGCTTATGAGGAGGTGAAGAAAGACTTGAATTCTTTGTCAAAGGAGGAGAAAATGGATGTTTTATATAG TTCCGCTCCAGAATTAATTGGGTTGTTGTCAGAACTGAATGATGCACTTGAGGAGCTTCAAAACAGAGTTGATCCACTTTTAAGAAAG GTTAAAAACGGGGAGGTCATGTTGGAAGGAGGGATGCGCTATTTAGAGGTAAAGCAGCTTCTTCTGCTGGCCTATTGTCAAGCCATAACGTTCTACCTTCTTCTCAAGTCCGAAGGCCAACAAGTTCGTGATCATCCTGTACTTGCTCGCCTAATAGAGATCAAGAGTTTGTTGGATAAg ATGAAGCAACTTGATGGGAATCTTCCATCTGACTTTGAGGAAATTCTCAACAAATATAATGGGATGGAAGCAGTAGTGAAGTCGGGTAAAGAGACTGCTACTGTAGCATCTGGTTCTCTTGCTGAGGGTTACAGTCGCCCACCTGCCTTTGTTGAGGCAGAAGAAGCAGCTGCG CCACATGACATTGCTGTGTTGGAAAAGGTGGAGTCTCTGAAGGATAATCAGAACAAGGTGGGAAAGCGCAAATGTCAG AATGATGAAGTTGGTGTACAGAGCATGAAAATGTTGAAAGTAAGAGCTGCCCTTGAGGAAAAGTTGAAGCAGAAGGGTGTTTTCAGTTCCATCACTCCAAAGACTGATAAACCCCGGAAACTTCTAAAGCCATTGAATGG GAAGCTTGAATCATatgatgattttgatgatgACGCTGTAAATGCTGAAGGCGCCATCCATGGATTGACCAATGGGCGTGCACGTAAGCTCTCCCAACTTGTTGGTGCTAATCCAAATAAGTCCAAG GCTGTCTCAGGTGATGATGATTTACCTCAGAGGGATGATATTGGGGAGAGGCGGAGAAAGCATGAGCTCCGAGTACTGGCAGGAGCTGGAATCAAGTCTGATGGTGATGCTGGAGATGAAAATGGCGCTATTTCGGATGATGGAGATGTTGAGATGGATGATAGTGGAACTGGAGATTCAGAAGATGAATTTTACGAACAAGTGAAAGAAAAACGAGCTGCAAAACTTGCTGCCAAAGCTCAGATTTATTCAAG GTCCTCTACAGTTCCATCTTTGGCCGAAACTGAATCTGTCGATGGGAAACGCCACATTACTTATCAG ATGGAGAAGAACAGAGGACTTACTCGTGCTCGCAAGAAGCTGATCAAGAATCCAAGAAAGAAGTACAAG TTGAAGCACCAGAAAGCACAAGAGCGTAGAAAAGGACAGGTAAGAGAAGTCAAGAAGCCTATTGGTCCCTATGGCGGGGAGACCTCTGGAATCAACGCAGGAATCAGCCGGAGCATCAGATTCAAGAACTAA
- the LOC117616675 gene encoding 54S ribosomal protein L51, mitochondrial encodes MALRGAWQLQKLIVSFSDWGGSSRGIRSFMESYLPVFKEKNPQLEVVTELIRGQHPHLKGLYKNKSERVVCVKNMDPEEVLQCATRLRNSLGRKVVKLKTRHVTKHPSVQGTWTTDVKF; translated from the exons ATGGCTTTGAGAGGTGCGTGGCAATTGCAAAAGCTGATTGTGAGCTTTTCTGATTGGGGAGGAAGCAGTAGGGGAATCAG GTCATTTATGGAGTCATATCTACCAGTATTTAAGGAGAAGAATCCTCAGCTGGAGGTGGTTACTGAACTCATCCGGGGTCAGCATCCACATTTGAAGGGCTTATACA AGAACAAAAGTGAGAGGGTGGTATGTGTGAAGAATATGGATCCAGAAGAGGTTCTTCAATGTGCAACCAGGCTAAGAAATTCACTGGGGAGAAAAGTGGTGAAACTGAAGACTAGACATGTAACCAAACATCCTAGCGTGCAAGGTACCTGGACAACAGACGTGAAATTTTGA